TGACTTTAAGATAAAATCAAACGCAACGTTGATCAGAATTTGCTAACTAATTAAGACACTGCACGAGTTATATCATCAATAATTTAAGAACAAAGCAATGGATTATGATTTTCATTGGAATCATTGCTTCAATTGTTTATGTAGTTGTTGCTGGGTTTGTTGTACTAATCATTCAAAACTTTGTTGATTTAATTAGTGGAATTAAACAACCAGACTGACTAGTCCATGATCCTAATGATAAACTAAGAGCTACGATTAATTTTACAGCTCTTAGTTTAGGTTTAATTATTATTAGTTTTTTTATTAAAGTAATTGGTCGAATTATTTTATTAAAACAAACGTTATTAGCGGCAAATTTATTAAAAAATCAATTATATTACAAGATCAATTCGATTAGTTTAGAACAATTTTATCAATACCAAAGATCGACGCTAATCAATAGGTTAAATGTTGATTATTTTAAATTAGAAAAAGCAGCTATTAACGTCTTGGTTTACATGATTGAAAACATTTTTGAAATCTTTGTTTATATTGGGTTTTCAATCGCTTTAAGTGGTTACTTATCATTAATCTATTTATTCTTTATTCCGTTAGTAATCTTCTTAATTATCCACGGATCTAAGAAAACAAAAGATCACTACAAGAAAACTTATCAATCACTTGATAATTTAAATCAAGTGATACGAGAAAATATTATTGGAGTAAAAGTAGTTAGAACTTTTAATTTAGAAGATTTTCAAAGTTTAAGATATGACAACCATCATAAACAATGATTAAAATCAGTATTAAGAGCTGATCTAATCCTTGCTATGATGTGACAATTAATTTTCTTAGCAATTAATATCTTTATTACTTTAACTCTAGTTACAGCTGGGTATTTAAATAAGACTAATTCTTCATTAACACCAGGTGTAGTAATCGCGTTTTTAAACTATTTAACTTACACTAGTTATGTTGTTATTGGGATCTGTGATTATGTTTTAAATATCCTTAAAACCAGATCAGCTAAGCAAAGAATTAAGGAGATCTTAGACTTAAAATAAGAAGTAGAACTTAATACAGCAATTTTTGATGAAATTGTCGGTAAAATCTCAATAAACGGTCTTGATTTTAAATATGAACAAAATAATTTTAATGTTCTAAATAAGATCAACTTAACGATTAAACCTAAAGATAATATTGGCATAATCGGATCAATTGATTCAGGTAAATCGACTTTATGTAAATTAATCGCTAAGATAAATAATGCTCCTGATAATATGATCATGATTGATAATGTCGATATTAATAAGTATCAAACTAGACATATTCGACAATCGGTAGCAATTGATTTTCAAAAGAAACAATTATTTTCTGGAACGATTAAATCAAATATTTTAAAAGCTAATCCTGATGCAAATCAAGATCGGATTAACCAAGTATTAGATCATTCTTGTGCTAATGAATTTATTAATAATTTAGATGATAAATTAGAGCACAATTTAATCGAGTTTGGTAACAACCTATCAGGTGGTCAGAAAGCAAGAATCTGTATCGCAAGAACACTGATTAGAGATAGTAAAATCATGATCTTTGATGATTCATTAAGTGCGCTTGATAATATTACTGCTAAAAAGGTTTTAGATAAGATCTTAGCTAACTATCAAAATCGAACTAAGATCTTTGTAAGTCAACAGACCAGAACCATCAAAGATCTTGATAAAATCATCGTTTTAGATCAAGGCAATGTTGTTGGTTATGATACTCACAAAAACTTATTAACTTCTTGTGAAGTATACAAACAGATCTACGATTCGCAAAAACGAATAGGAGATGAAGTTTAAGCCTATGGCCAGATTAAAGCAACTGTTTCTTCTATTAAAAAATGATAAAAAAGTGCTGGCTTTAACGATGATTTTAACTAGCTTTAAATCAATCTTTCGGATTGGCAGTTCACTGATTTTTGGGTATGTGATTCAGAACATATTTGTTAATATTACAACCCTAGACCCTGTTGTTGCCCAAGAGAACTGAATTAGGTTATTACAGTTCTCAGCAATCCTAGCTGCTGTTTATTTTTTATTGTTTCTTTGTTATATCTCAAGTACAGTAATCACAATCAAATTAGCTTACAAAACTACGGTAAAAATAAGAGATATTGTTTTTAAGAAGATTCATAAAATTGATCTATTAACATTAGAAAAAATGATGAATGGTGAGGTTATTAACAAGATCGCTGTTGATGTTGATTTAATCTCAGCTAACCTGTCAACATTTTTAGGTGAATTGTTTTCTACGCCGATCGTTACGATATTTGTCTTTGTTGCGCTTTTTGTTGTTTCACCATACCTGACATTAATCACAATCGGATTAATGTTAATTATGCTTTTAGTGCAATTGATTGTAATTAAGAAAGCTAATGCTGCTCAAGAAAAGAGTTTAGCTTTATATGAAAAGTTAGCCACATTTATTGAAGAGCACGTTCAACAATATGAACTTATCAAGTCTTTAGATATTACAAATGTTGTTAATAAGGAATTTAAACAACTATCTGATGATTATCTCAAAGTTAATCTCAGATCAACTAAACTGTTTAGTATGATCTATCCGATTAACTTCTTATTTGAAGATACCGTAATCGTTAGCGCTTTTATTTTTTCTTTATTGTTCCAAAGCTTTAACTTAAGTTCGGGATCACCAATCCAGTTTTTAAACCAGATTAATTTAGCTCTTATTACGACCTTTAATCTGATGCTAAGATTTGCTTTAGGTGAATTGTGGTATCTATTTAAAGTTTCAGCTGATATACAAATTACTTTTGTTTCGATTAAAAGAATTCAGTCATTCTTAAATTTAAAAGAAAAGTTTAATTACCAACACACCCCAATTGAACAACTTAAATACATTAAGTTTGACAACGTTAGTTTTTCATATGATAACAAACACTTAGCATTAGATAATGTTAGTTTTCAAATCGATGTTAATACTTCAACAGCAATCGTAGGACAAACCGGTTCTGGTAAATCAACGATTATGAACTTATTATCAAGATATTACCAACCAACAAGTGGTGAGATCTATTTTAATGATCATAATTACCAAAAGCTTGATGAATACCAATTTAACCAAAAAATTAGTGTAGTGTTACAAGACAGTATCATGTTTAGTGATACGATTTATAACAATATCGCTTGTGTTAAACCAAATGCAACTAAAGAGCAAGTAATCCAAGCTGCTAACGAGGCTAAGATCCACAATTTTATCAGTAATCTTAAAGATGGATATGAAACGATCATTGATGAGAATCAAACTAACTTTTCAGCTGGTCAGATCCAACAGATCGCTTTAGCAAGAGCGTTTTTAAGTGATGCTGATATCCTAATTATGGATGAAGCTACTTCAAGTCTAGATTCTAAAACTAAAAAGTTAATCCAAGATGCGATCTTTAATCTCATGGATAAGAAAACTGTGATCTTGATCGCTCATAGATTATCAACGATTATTAACGTTGATAAAATCTTAGTGATGCAAAAGGGTAAGATCATTGAAAGCGGTAGTCATGATCAACTAATTAATAAAAAAGGTTATTATTATCAGCTTAATCAAGTTAATGTCGATGAATCTAGCTTAATGTAAGCGGTTTATTTGGTATAATATATAAGACTTATTTAAGAAAAATAAGCAAAATTAGACCAATAATCTAGTTTCAACCGTTTAGTAATGGTAACTAAGAATCAAGGATAACTTGATCACCATGATAACGAGTCTATCTGGAGGAAATACAATAAGATGTTTGCAGTTATTGCATCAGGTTCAAAACAGTACCGCGTTAAGTTAAACGATGAAATCTACGTGGAAAAACTAAATTCTCAAGTAGGTGAAAAAATCGTTTTTGACAAAGTGTATTTTGTGAACAACACTTTTGGTAAACCTTTTGTTAAGGGCGCTTCTGTTACTTGTGAAGTACTTAAACAAGGTAGGCAAAAGAAGATTAATGTGATTAAACACATTTCACAAAAACACCACTTAAAAAAATACGGTCACAGACAACCATACACCAAGCTTAAAGTTGTAGCGATCAACCACGGATAATTAGTTAACAATGATTACAATAACTTTTTATGCAAGTGCAATAAGGGTTTCAGGTCATGCATTCTTTGCTGAATACAACCAAGATATTGTGTGTGCAGGGGTTAGTGCAATCGTTTTTGGGGGGATTAATTACTTCTCACCAGAAGCAGTTAAGGTGATTAAAGATTCACAAAATAGCACAATCTTTTTTGAGTTATTAGAAGTGGATAGTAAAAATTTAATCGCAATAGATCTGATTAAAACACAATTATCAGTGATCGCTTCAGTCTATGATCAACACATCAAGATCATTGATGAAACAAATCGAATCGTTATAGGAAAATAAAATGAAAAAAATATGATTTCACTTAGACCTGCAATTTTTTGCTTCTAAAAAAGGTGTGGGTTCAACTAAAAACGGCCGTGATTCTAACCCGAAGTTTTTAGGTGCTAAATTAGCTGATGGACAACAGGCTAAAACCGGTCAAATTATCTACCGCCAAAGAGGTAATAAGATCTGACCTGGTAAAAACGTGGGACAAGGTAAGGATGATACCCTATTTGCATTAGCAGATGGAATTGTTCGTTACACTAAGTTCTTAGGTAATAAAACCAAAGTTAGCGTTGTTGAGCAATCAAAATAATTTTTAAAAATAAATAATTAAAATAAAACCAAGCAATAAAACCGCAATTGGTTTTATTTTTATCTTTCTATGAAATCAAACAAAATTAAGTATTTAGGTTGTTTTGTTGGGGCAACCAAACCTGATTTTATGCTGGGAATGGTGAAAACGGTTGTTGATTATGGAGCAACCAGTTTTATGTTTTATAGTGGTCCACCACAAAGTTTTAGAAGAACACCAACTGCCCAATTTAAATTAGATTTAGCTAAAGCATATCTAGCTAAGCATAACTTAGGTGATCTAGGTGATAATTATGTTGTTCACGCTCCTTATTTAATTAATTTAGCTAATGGTGATTCAACTAAACGAGAACGCAGTTTTAACTTCTTTTTAGATGAACTAAAAAGAACTAACGAATTAGGTGCCAAATACTTCGTTTTACACCCAGGTTCAGCCTTAAATGTCAAAGACAAAACTCAAGCATTAGATCATTTAGCTACTGAATTAAACCGGGCGATCTCAATGACTAAAGACACGATCATCTGTCTTGAAACAATGGCTGATAAAGGTCAGCAAATCTGTTCCAAATTTGAAGAATTACGATACGTAATTGATCAGATCTCTGACAAATCTAGAATCGGTGTTTGTTTTGACACTTGTCACGTTCATGATGCTGGGTATGATTTAGCTAAAACTCAAGAGTTAATCGATCACTTTGATCAAGTCATCGGACTTAAATACTTATATGTGATTCATTTAAATGATTCAAAAAACCCGATGGGAGCAAGAAAAGATCGCCATGCTAATATTGGTTATGGCAAGATCGGGTTTGAGAACCTACTTAATTTCATCTATCATAAAGAGATCTGTAATAAGATCATCATTCTAGAAACCCCTTGAATTGATGATCCAATTCGGGGTGAAGTGCCTTTATACAAAGAAGAGATTGAGATGATTCGGAACAAAAAGTTTGTTGAAGGATTAGTTAATGAAGAATCATAATCAACTAGATTATTATCTAAAGATCTTAAATAAAAACAAATACCGAATCACCAAACCTAGAAGGTTAATCTTAGAATGTTTATTAGATGATTTCAACTATCATTCGATCGAAGATATCATCCAACATATCTATAAAAAAACCAAGAATAAACCTAACGTTTCTTCAGTTTATAATTGCTTACAAACTTTTATCCAACTCAATCTTGTTGATTCGTTCTTAAACACTTCTTGTGATCTAAAACGTTATTATACAATCAAACATGAAGTTCACGAACATATTTATTTCATCAACAACCAAAAAGAGCTCAAGCAAAATCTTAGTACGATTATTATTCCCAAAACCATTAATGATCAACTAAAAGCTTATTTTGATCAATTGGGAATAATTAACCCACAATATTATATTGTGGTTAGTGGGGATAATGAAAAAATGATCAAACCTCATAAAAACAATGATGACAAAGAACAAGACATTTCATACGATAAATGAGATCATTAATGATCTTAGTAATAGTGAACTAGCTAATGATCAAAACACCCAGTTTTATCTATCTTTACTAATGATGATTAAAACTGATCTTGATAATAAAGATTTTAAGAAAGCACTAACTAGTATCCAAGAAGAATTAGATACGGACTATTTACCATTAGCTTTAATTGATTATTTCAAGCAAGCACATTTAGTAACCAAACGCTTGATGTATGAAAATGAGTTTGATTGGTTAGAAAAACTAGATAAGAAAGAACTAATTAATAAAACGATCATCAACTTCCCTGAGAACTTATGGTACTTTGATTATTTAGCAACTAAAGAAGAAAATTTCTGAAATATTGATGATTTTGAGTTTTTTCGACATATCTTTATTACTAAGACGTATGATAACAGCGATAAGTTAGTAGCAGCACAATTATTACAAAAGATTGAGCCTTTTATTAATCTTAGTTTTGAAGTTTATAATAACAAACTTAAGCAAACGTTCACAGTCACCTTAAAAAAAGATGATATCTGAGCTAAAAATACCCAAGCTTATTTTAACGACGTCTTAGATCAGATCGAATCAAGCTTTTATAAAGATCCTTCTAAAGAACAATTAGCCACTGAGATCGTTAATAATATTATGCAAGATTATTATCCTTCTTACCCTGATTTTGTTAGTGTTAAAGAATTAGCTAGTGGGATCATTCAGTATGTCAAAAATTGTTTTGATAATAAAAAACCAAATACCAAGATCAACTCGATTGTTTATGATGTAATCATAAACTGTATTGATCAATAAAATTTTCTTATTGTAAAATATCAAAAGTAAATATTGTTTGTAACCAGAAAAAATCATGTTTAAAATTCGAGAAAAAACTAACGCTGACCATAAGGTTAAATACATCGTTGATGTTAATGAAAAGAATTGAAATGAAGCTTACCAAAAAAAGTTAAACGCAGCTGTTAAAAACGTTAAGATTCAAGGTTTTAGAAAGGGACATGTTCCCTATCAAGAAGCGATTAAACATATCGATCAGATCGGATTATTTGATCGTGCGGTTAATCAGTTAGTACAACCAATCTACCTAGAATTAGTTAAGCAAGAAAAGATTAAGGATTCTGAAACAGTCCTAGAAGAAAACCCAGAAGTTAGCGTAGTTGAGATTGATGATAAGAAGTTAGCATTAAGCTATAGTTTTGAAACAATTCCTGAAGTAAAAGTTGGGGACTATTTAAAGATTAACGGATTTTTATCAGAAACCCCTGTTAAGGATGAAGATGTGCAAACTGAACTTGTGCGAATCTTTAAATCAGCAGGTAAGTTAGTTGATAAAAAAGAAGGTGCAACTCTTGAAAAGGGTGATATTGCCTTCTTAGATTTCTCTGGTGAGATTGATAATAAAGCGTTTGAAGGTGGTAAGGCGAAAAACTACGAATTAGAGATTGGTTCTAATTCGTTCATTCCTGGATTTGAAGATCAAATGGTGGGAATGAAGGTTGGTGAAAAACGTGATTTAAACTTAACGTTTCCCAAAGATTATCACGAAAAAACTTATGCTGGTAAACCAGTATTATTCAAGGTTAAATTAAATTCAATTAAAGAAGTTCAGTTGCCAGAGATGACTGTTGAAAAACTGAACGAGTTGATGAAAACTCAATACAAGAATCTTGATGAAGCAAAAGAAGATATCAAAAAGCGCATGGATCGAAATCAACAAGAACATGCCAACCAAATGAACACGATGTTACTAACCCAATTTGCTAATGAAGATTGTCAGTTCTCACATATCCCTAAAAGCTTACTTGATCGCGAAGTAAACTTACTTTACCAACAGTTTGCAAATCAGATGCAACAGATCAAAATGAGCGTTGAAGACGCACTAAAGATCCAAAACCAAACTAAAGAACAACTTTATCAAAGACTAACAGAACAAGCTACTAGAGCAATTAAATTAGTTTTAGTTTTAGAAGAGATCGGTGATCTTGAAAAGATCAGTGTTTCTGAAGCTGAGATCAATCAAGAGATCGAAGAACGCATCAAAGAGATCTCTAATAATCAAGAACTACCAAAAGAGCAGTATGATGCGATCAAAAATTACTTTGTAACCCAAAAAGAACTGATTGAATCAATGTTAACTAATAAGAAAGTTGTTGATTTAATCATCAAAAAAAATCTAGCTCGATAATCACTTAAACCTAATTAGCACTTGAATTCTTAGAGTGCTAATTATTATGGTATAATATTATTTAGATAGTTTTGCTTGAAAGGAAGATAACACAGATAAACTCATGGCAACATCAAAATCAGTGCAAAAAGCACCCTTATTAATCTCACGTAAGATGGTTGTATTTCCTTACAACCAATACGTTTTAAGCATTGGTCGAGCGCGATCAATGAAACTTATTAAAAAGATCAAAGCTCAACTTATTGAAGAATCAAAAAAGATGAAGTCAGGCCAAGCTAAAAAAGAGTTTGAAAAGATTTTGGTTGTTGTCCAAAAGAACGATAACATTGACAAGCCAACAGTTAGTGATATCTACAAATACGGAACTTTATGTGAGATAACTAGAATTAATGAAGAGGTTGATCAAGAAACGGGTGAACTGACTTATGAAGTTTCAATCCGTGGGATTGAAAGAATTAAGATTAGTACATCAAGTCTAAAAAACGTTTCACTAGAAGATTATATCGACCCAATTAGTTATTCGATCTGCAAAACTTATTTATCAATTAAACCTGATGAATTGTGAGACACAATTCAAAAAGAAGGTGTATTTGATGAAGCTGATCTAAAAGAGATGGCAAAAACTGATCTAACAACAAGAGAGTTAGATAAGATCTCATTAAGTCTAGCAGCTAATGCTAATGCCACTTTTGGTTCTGAACTATTATCAGAACATAATAAACAAGCGATCTTGGAACGTGATGATATTAAAGAACGTTTTGATCTTTACTTTAAGATCTGA
The nucleotide sequence above comes from Mycoplasmoides gallisepticum. Encoded proteins:
- a CDS encoding ABC transporter transmembrane domain-containing protein, whose amino-acid sequence is MIFIGIIASIVYVVVAGFVVLIIQNFVDLISGIKQPDWLVHDPNDKLRATINFTALSLGLIIISFFIKVIGRIILLKQTLLAANLLKNQLYYKINSISLEQFYQYQRSTLINRLNVDYFKLEKAAINVLVYMIENIFEIFVYIGFSIALSGYLSLIYLFFIPLVIFLIIHGSKKTKDHYKKTYQSLDNLNQVIRENIIGVKVVRTFNLEDFQSLRYDNHHKQWLKSVLRADLILAMMWQLIFLAINIFITLTLVTAGYLNKTNSSLTPGVVIAFLNYLTYTSYVVIGICDYVLNILKTRSAKQRIKEILDLK
- a CDS encoding ATP-binding cassette domain-containing protein, which translates into the protein MNLTIKPKDNIGIIGSIDSGKSTLCKLIAKINNAPDNMIMIDNVDINKYQTRHIRQSVAIDFQKKQLFSGTIKSNILKANPDANQDRINQVLDHSCANEFINNLDDKLEHNLIEFGNNLSGGQKARICIARTLIRDSKIMIFDDSLSALDNITAKKVLDKILANYQNRTKIFVSQQTRTIKDLDKIIVLDQGNVVGYDTHKNLLTSCEVYKQIYDSQKRIGDEV
- a CDS encoding ABC transporter ATP-binding protein, which encodes MARLKQLFLLLKNDKKVLALTMILTSFKSIFRIGSSLIFGYVIQNIFVNITTLDPVVAQENWIRLLQFSAILAAVYFLLFLCYISSTVITIKLAYKTTVKIRDIVFKKIHKIDLLTLEKMMNGEVINKIAVDVDLISANLSTFLGELFSTPIVTIFVFVALFVVSPYLTLITIGLMLIMLLVQLIVIKKANAAQEKSLALYEKLATFIEEHVQQYELIKSLDITNVVNKEFKQLSDDYLKVNLRSTKLFSMIYPINFLFEDTVIVSAFIFSLLFQSFNLSSGSPIQFLNQINLALITTFNLMLRFALGELWYLFKVSADIQITFVSIKRIQSFLNLKEKFNYQHTPIEQLKYIKFDNVSFSYDNKHLALDNVSFQIDVNTSTAIVGQTGSGKSTIMNLLSRYYQPTSGEIYFNDHNYQKLDEYQFNQKISVVLQDSIMFSDTIYNNIACVKPNATKEQVIQAANEAKIHNFISNLKDGYETIIDENQTNFSAGQIQQIALARAFLSDADILIMDEATSSLDSKTKKLIQDAIFNLMDKKTVILIAHRLSTIINVDKILVMQKGKIIESGSHDQLINKKGYYYQLNQVNVDESSLM
- the rplU gene encoding 50S ribosomal protein L21, which translates into the protein MFAVIASGSKQYRVKLNDEIYVEKLNSQVGEKIVFDKVYFVNNTFGKPFVKGASVTCEVLKQGRQKKINVIKHISQKHHLKKYGHRQPYTKLKVVAINHG
- a CDS encoding ribosomal-processing cysteine protease Prp — translated: MITITFYASAIRVSGHAFFAEYNQDIVCAGVSAIVFGGINYFSPEAVKVIKDSQNSTIFFELLEVDSKNLIAIDLIKTQLSVIASVYDQHIKIIDETNRIVIGK
- the rpmA gene encoding 50S ribosomal protein L27; this translates as MKKIWFHLDLQFFASKKGVGSTKNGRDSNPKFLGAKLADGQQAKTGQIIYRQRGNKIWPGKNVGQGKDDTLFALADGIVRYTKFLGNKTKVSVVEQSK
- a CDS encoding deoxyribonuclease IV yields the protein MKSNKIKYLGCFVGATKPDFMLGMVKTVVDYGATSFMFYSGPPQSFRRTPTAQFKLDLAKAYLAKHNLGDLGDNYVVHAPYLINLANGDSTKRERSFNFFLDELKRTNELGAKYFVLHPGSALNVKDKTQALDHLATELNRAISMTKDTIICLETMADKGQQICSKFEELRYVIDQISDKSRIGVCFDTCHVHDAGYDLAKTQELIDHFDQVIGLKYLYVIHLNDSKNPMGARKDRHANIGYGKIGFENLLNFIYHKEICNKIIILETPWIDDPIRGEVPLYKEEIEMIRNKKFVEGLVNEES
- a CDS encoding transcriptional repressor — protein: MKNHNQLDYYLKILNKNKYRITKPRRLILECLLDDFNYHSIEDIIQHIYKKTKNKPNVSSVYNCLQTFIQLNLVDSFLNTSCDLKRYYTIKHEVHEHIYFINNQKELKQNLSTIIIPKTINDQLKAYFDQLGIINPQYYIVVSGDNEKMIKPHKNNDDKEQDISYDKWDH
- a CDS encoding DUF3196 family protein, with amino-acid sequence MWLVGIMKKWSNLIKTMMTKNKTFHTINEIINDLSNSELANDQNTQFYLSLLMMIKTDLDNKDFKKALTSIQEELDTDYLPLALIDYFKQAHLVTKRLMYENEFDWLEKLDKKELINKTIINFPENLWYFDYLATKEENFWNIDDFEFFRHIFITKTYDNSDKLVAAQLLQKIEPFINLSFEVYNNKLKQTFTVTLKKDDIWAKNTQAYFNDVLDQIESSFYKDPSKEQLATEIVNNIMQDYYPSYPDFVSVKELASGIIQYVKNCFDNKKPNTKINSIVYDVIINCIDQ
- the tig gene encoding trigger factor, whose amino-acid sequence is MFKIREKTNADHKVKYIVDVNEKNWNEAYQKKLNAAVKNVKIQGFRKGHVPYQEAIKHIDQIGLFDRAVNQLVQPIYLELVKQEKIKDSETVLEENPEVSVVEIDDKKLALSYSFETIPEVKVGDYLKINGFLSETPVKDEDVQTELVRIFKSAGKLVDKKEGATLEKGDIAFLDFSGEIDNKAFEGGKAKNYELEIGSNSFIPGFEDQMVGMKVGEKRDLNLTFPKDYHEKTYAGKPVLFKVKLNSIKEVQLPEMTVEKLNELMKTQYKNLDEAKEDIKKRMDRNQQEHANQMNTMLLTQFANEDCQFSHIPKSLLDREVNLLYQQFANQMQQIKMSVEDALKIQNQTKEQLYQRLTEQATRAIKLVLVLEEIGDLEKISVSEAEINQEIEERIKEISNNQELPKEQYDAIKNYFVTQKELIESMLTNKKVVDLIIKKNLAR